A DNA window from Archocentrus centrarchus isolate MPI-CPG fArcCen1 chromosome 15, fArcCen1, whole genome shotgun sequence contains the following coding sequences:
- the arhgef33 gene encoding rho guanine nucleotide exchange factor 33 isoform X2: protein MENEKTKAEEKTEEKSEDTEENVEEESQGISQLWGLVAELREGLQAALTELCERRQMDHGLEDKLQAHQTDVDDKIMGLKNTLNTFKEELSVALFHIRDISSRQREVQKRIELLQSENKDFISVPHSRKNSKADVLTAPGDEHIRVPSQPELSVIQHFFSNLPSSGSPQRSTTSTQTSTSEQEQQRSCPATPNSQTEINKRQRAALELLESERVYVSHLSLLLKANISFNGSEALTSKDKRPFPSSLRFLIQQHLELLHILQERVLKCQWQGIMGDVFMRLTCKESDFLDFYVSYLKELPDCLSVVAMLTSSSTKSSAFVENDITGDESKPSLYTLLLQPVQRIPEYLLLLQGLLRQTDAEHPDYYLLLVCIQQFRAFTTQYHHLLQHNQELLLLNRKEVKRSTMKHLLKTVESGIQASNAGSPYPCSSAMLEHANQVKRRKQCLLEQIQSHQFQDWERDQDPETHSYDAEWPSHLPFFSADLDSRNHKPTGLGSIPESEPPERSMSCQHHLPPRPAEFRQVQPGSALADALGEFLLPPDPPGLENLYEEDGASLHDTSMLDRCSSASSDSSIDIAFVKCPKAPPASHHRIATNVSTARDVFGNGGGQRNGYTKLPSRGCVSPDEAILMRRNQHRPLQASQRKSKSLNGLQMENTVSSLDSGPLSDHLQRVGLGSHAKLERQNSKGSKGSSTPSRKVQSPLGNRVDSDKQSPDLHGLLNIPLQDSGIQSWGDESKWRSGTEDSNHTPFSERSRKEKGGFRSSFKKLFKKKTGDEKKEKGGEKTPENLNNGEYETPGKNPKLVQLEMNRGTAV, encoded by the exons agaTACAGAAGAGAATGTGGAAGAAGAAAGCCAGGGGATTTCCCAG CTGTGGGGCCTGGTGGCTGAGCTGCGCGAGGGGCTCCAGGCGGCACTGACTGAGCTGTGCGAGCGGCGTCAGATGGACCACGGTTTGGAAGACAAGCTTCAGGCCCATCAGACCGATGTGGACGATAAGATAATGGGCCTCAAGAATACACTCAACACATTTAAG GAGGAGCTGAGTGTGGCGTTGTTCCACATCAGGGACATTTccagcagacagagagaggttCAGAAGAGGATAGAACTGCTACAGTCAGAAAACAAAGATTTCATCTCAGTTCCACACAG CAGAAAGAACTCCAAAGCTGATGTGCTGACAGCACCAGGTGATGAACACATTCGTGTGCCCAGCCAACCAGAACTCAGTGTTattcagcactttttttccaACCTGCCGAGCAGCGGGTCACCACAGAGGAGCACCACGTCAACACAga CCTCCACCTCTGAGCAAGAGCAGCAGAGATCTTGTCCAGCGACCCCCAACAGTCAGACTGAAATCA ataagAGACAGAGAGCAGCCTTGGAGCTGCTGGAGTCTGAGCGAGTTTACGTGTCCCACCTGTCCCTGCTTCTGAAGGCAAACATCTCCTTCAACGGATCAGAAGCTCTCACCTCCAAAGACAAACG tCCATTTCCCAGCTCTCTGAGGTTTCTCATCCAGCAACACCTTGAGCTCCTTCATATTCTTCAAGAACGTGTGCTGAAATGCCAGTGGCAAGGCATCATGGGAGATGTATTCATGAGGCTTACCTGcaaagag AGTGATTTCTTGGACTTTTATGTGTCCTACCTTAAGGAGCTCCCAGACTGTCTGTCGGTTGTCGCCATGCTGACCTCCAGCTCCACGAAGTCTTCCGCCTTTGTGGAG AATGACATAACAGGTGATGAATCCAAACCCTCCCTCTACACTCTGCTGCTTCAGCCAGTTCAGAGGATCCCTGAGTACCTGCTACTTCTACAG GGACTGCTTAGGCAGACAGATGCAGAGCATCCAGACTACTATCTGCTGCTGGTGTGCATACAGCAGTTCAGGGCTTTTACTACACAGTACCACCACCTTCTCCAGCACAATCAGGAGCTTCTGCTGCTCAACCGCAAGGAGGTGAAGAG GTCTACTATGAAACATCTGTTAAAGACAGTAGAAAGTGGGATTCAAGCCAGCAACGCCGGCTCACCGTACCCCTGCAGCAGTGCAATGCT GGAACATGCCAACCAGGTGAAGCGCAGAAAGCAGTGTCTCCTGGAGCAGATTCAGTCGCACCAGTTCCAGGATTGGGAACGAGACCAAGACCCTGAAACTCACAGCTATGACGCAGAGTGGCCCTCCCACCTCCCCTTCTTCAGCGCTGATCTGGACTCACGGAACCACAAACCGACAG GTCTTGGCAGTATCCCAGAAAGTGAGCCGCCTGAGAGGTCCATGTCGTGCCAGCATCATCTGCCCCCCAGACCTGCAGAATTCCGTCAAGTTCAGCCGGGCTCTGCTCTGGCCGATGCTCTCGGAGAGTTCCTCCTTCCTCCAGATCCCCCAGGGCTGGAGAACCTCTATGAAGAAGATGGCGCCTCCCTTCATGATACATCTATGTTGGACCGCTGTTCTTCTGCCTCTTCTGATTCTTCCATTGACATTGCCTTTGTGAAGTGCCCCAAAGCTCCCCCGGCATCACATCACAGAATAGCAACAAATGTGTCGACTGCCCGTGATGTCTTTGGCAATGGAGGAGGCCAACGGAATGGTTATACCAAACTACCCAGCCGGGGTTGTGTGTCTCCAGACGAAGCAATTCTGATGCGTCGCAATCAGCATCGCCCCCTACAGGCCAGCCAACGTAAGAGTAAG TCACTGAATGGGCTGCAGATGGAGAACACAGTGAGTAGTCTGGACAGTGGACCTCTCTcagaccacctccaaagggtggGATTGGGCAGCCATGCCAAACTGGAGCGGCAGAACAGTAAGGGCAGCAAAGGAAGTTCTACCCCCTCCCGTAAGGTCCAGAGCCCCTTGGGGAACAGAGTGGACAGTGACAAGCAGAGCCCTGATCTTCATGGGTTGCTCAACATA CCACTTCAGGACTCCGGAATCCAGTCATGGGGCGATGAGTCCAAGTGGAGGAGTGGGACAGAGGACAGTAACCACACCCCGTTCAGCGAGAGGAGTCGCAAAGAAAAAGGAGGCTTTAGGAGCTCGTTCAAGAAACTCTTCAAGAAAAA GACCGGTGATgagaagaaggagaaaggaGGCGAGAAAACTCCAGAAAATCTAAACAATGGTGAATATGAGACACCAGGGAAAAATCCCAAACTGGTCCAATTGGAGATGAACCGTGGCACAGCTGTATGA
- the arhgef33 gene encoding rho guanine nucleotide exchange factor 33 isoform X1, whose product MENEKTKAEEKTEEKSEEKSEDTEENVEEESQGISQLWGLVAELREGLQAALTELCERRQMDHGLEDKLQAHQTDVDDKIMGLKNTLNTFKEELSVALFHIRDISSRQREVQKRIELLQSENKDFISVPHSRKNSKADVLTAPGDEHIRVPSQPELSVIQHFFSNLPSSGSPQRSTTSTQTSTSEQEQQRSCPATPNSQTEINKRQRAALELLESERVYVSHLSLLLKANISFNGSEALTSKDKRPFPSSLRFLIQQHLELLHILQERVLKCQWQGIMGDVFMRLTCKESDFLDFYVSYLKELPDCLSVVAMLTSSSTKSSAFVENDITGDESKPSLYTLLLQPVQRIPEYLLLLQGLLRQTDAEHPDYYLLLVCIQQFRAFTTQYHHLLQHNQELLLLNRKEVKRSTMKHLLKTVESGIQASNAGSPYPCSSAMLEHANQVKRRKQCLLEQIQSHQFQDWERDQDPETHSYDAEWPSHLPFFSADLDSRNHKPTGLGSIPESEPPERSMSCQHHLPPRPAEFRQVQPGSALADALGEFLLPPDPPGLENLYEEDGASLHDTSMLDRCSSASSDSSIDIAFVKCPKAPPASHHRIATNVSTARDVFGNGGGQRNGYTKLPSRGCVSPDEAILMRRNQHRPLQASQRKSKSLNGLQMENTVSSLDSGPLSDHLQRVGLGSHAKLERQNSKGSKGSSTPSRKVQSPLGNRVDSDKQSPDLHGLLNIPLQDSGIQSWGDESKWRSGTEDSNHTPFSERSRKEKGGFRSSFKKLFKKKTGDEKKEKGGEKTPENLNNGEYETPGKNPKLVQLEMNRGTAV is encoded by the exons aTACAGAAGAGAATGTGGAAGAAGAAAGCCAGGGGATTTCCCAG CTGTGGGGCCTGGTGGCTGAGCTGCGCGAGGGGCTCCAGGCGGCACTGACTGAGCTGTGCGAGCGGCGTCAGATGGACCACGGTTTGGAAGACAAGCTTCAGGCCCATCAGACCGATGTGGACGATAAGATAATGGGCCTCAAGAATACACTCAACACATTTAAG GAGGAGCTGAGTGTGGCGTTGTTCCACATCAGGGACATTTccagcagacagagagaggttCAGAAGAGGATAGAACTGCTACAGTCAGAAAACAAAGATTTCATCTCAGTTCCACACAG CAGAAAGAACTCCAAAGCTGATGTGCTGACAGCACCAGGTGATGAACACATTCGTGTGCCCAGCCAACCAGAACTCAGTGTTattcagcactttttttccaACCTGCCGAGCAGCGGGTCACCACAGAGGAGCACCACGTCAACACAga CCTCCACCTCTGAGCAAGAGCAGCAGAGATCTTGTCCAGCGACCCCCAACAGTCAGACTGAAATCA ataagAGACAGAGAGCAGCCTTGGAGCTGCTGGAGTCTGAGCGAGTTTACGTGTCCCACCTGTCCCTGCTTCTGAAGGCAAACATCTCCTTCAACGGATCAGAAGCTCTCACCTCCAAAGACAAACG tCCATTTCCCAGCTCTCTGAGGTTTCTCATCCAGCAACACCTTGAGCTCCTTCATATTCTTCAAGAACGTGTGCTGAAATGCCAGTGGCAAGGCATCATGGGAGATGTATTCATGAGGCTTACCTGcaaagag AGTGATTTCTTGGACTTTTATGTGTCCTACCTTAAGGAGCTCCCAGACTGTCTGTCGGTTGTCGCCATGCTGACCTCCAGCTCCACGAAGTCTTCCGCCTTTGTGGAG AATGACATAACAGGTGATGAATCCAAACCCTCCCTCTACACTCTGCTGCTTCAGCCAGTTCAGAGGATCCCTGAGTACCTGCTACTTCTACAG GGACTGCTTAGGCAGACAGATGCAGAGCATCCAGACTACTATCTGCTGCTGGTGTGCATACAGCAGTTCAGGGCTTTTACTACACAGTACCACCACCTTCTCCAGCACAATCAGGAGCTTCTGCTGCTCAACCGCAAGGAGGTGAAGAG GTCTACTATGAAACATCTGTTAAAGACAGTAGAAAGTGGGATTCAAGCCAGCAACGCCGGCTCACCGTACCCCTGCAGCAGTGCAATGCT GGAACATGCCAACCAGGTGAAGCGCAGAAAGCAGTGTCTCCTGGAGCAGATTCAGTCGCACCAGTTCCAGGATTGGGAACGAGACCAAGACCCTGAAACTCACAGCTATGACGCAGAGTGGCCCTCCCACCTCCCCTTCTTCAGCGCTGATCTGGACTCACGGAACCACAAACCGACAG GTCTTGGCAGTATCCCAGAAAGTGAGCCGCCTGAGAGGTCCATGTCGTGCCAGCATCATCTGCCCCCCAGACCTGCAGAATTCCGTCAAGTTCAGCCGGGCTCTGCTCTGGCCGATGCTCTCGGAGAGTTCCTCCTTCCTCCAGATCCCCCAGGGCTGGAGAACCTCTATGAAGAAGATGGCGCCTCCCTTCATGATACATCTATGTTGGACCGCTGTTCTTCTGCCTCTTCTGATTCTTCCATTGACATTGCCTTTGTGAAGTGCCCCAAAGCTCCCCCGGCATCACATCACAGAATAGCAACAAATGTGTCGACTGCCCGTGATGTCTTTGGCAATGGAGGAGGCCAACGGAATGGTTATACCAAACTACCCAGCCGGGGTTGTGTGTCTCCAGACGAAGCAATTCTGATGCGTCGCAATCAGCATCGCCCCCTACAGGCCAGCCAACGTAAGAGTAAG TCACTGAATGGGCTGCAGATGGAGAACACAGTGAGTAGTCTGGACAGTGGACCTCTCTcagaccacctccaaagggtggGATTGGGCAGCCATGCCAAACTGGAGCGGCAGAACAGTAAGGGCAGCAAAGGAAGTTCTACCCCCTCCCGTAAGGTCCAGAGCCCCTTGGGGAACAGAGTGGACAGTGACAAGCAGAGCCCTGATCTTCATGGGTTGCTCAACATA CCACTTCAGGACTCCGGAATCCAGTCATGGGGCGATGAGTCCAAGTGGAGGAGTGGGACAGAGGACAGTAACCACACCCCGTTCAGCGAGAGGAGTCGCAAAGAAAAAGGAGGCTTTAGGAGCTCGTTCAAGAAACTCTTCAAGAAAAA GACCGGTGATgagaagaaggagaaaggaGGCGAGAAAACTCCAGAAAATCTAAACAATGGTGAATATGAGACACCAGGGAAAAATCCCAAACTGGTCCAATTGGAGATGAACCGTGGCACAGCTGTATGA